In Deltaproteobacteria bacterium PRO3, the following proteins share a genomic window:
- a CDS encoding TetR/AcrR family transcriptional regulator produces MGVNSQVGPIGWEKRKNNRCFQSRAGFNEVSIASFMVTPLQVTNRLPFLFVAGNLSIGDSAVKKNKKGEGRAGAGKAKEPRLKRDPVKTRETILACATKAFARAGFLGTSLSEILEKAKVNKRMIYHYFGAKEGLYRAVHIQQWQALEAWFAVRLSQSSRGGAFQLESEALLDEALTIFHEFIGHNQTFVRLMMWDGLEGGGVSRSIWKDIRGPIYHRMEALVQAAQAAGLMTTELKPDHLIVTFMGAISFYFAYANSLEDIFQRPPLSPEMLAERKEQVMKIFHLALRKT; encoded by the coding sequence ATGGGCGTGAACAGCCAAGTCGGCCCGATCGGGTGGGAAAAGCGGAAAAATAACCGTTGCTTCCAGTCGAGAGCGGGCTTTAATGAAGTTTCCATAGCGAGTTTCATGGTTACCCCCTTACAAGTAACCAATCGGTTACCATTCTTGTTTGTTGCGGGCAATTTGTCAATCGGAGATTCGGCAGTGAAGAAAAATAAAAAGGGCGAAGGCAGGGCGGGCGCGGGGAAGGCGAAGGAGCCGCGCCTCAAGCGCGACCCGGTGAAGACGCGCGAGACCATCCTGGCCTGCGCGACCAAGGCCTTCGCCCGCGCCGGATTTCTCGGCACCAGCCTGAGCGAGATCCTCGAGAAGGCCAAGGTCAACAAGCGGATGATCTATCATTACTTCGGGGCCAAGGAGGGCCTGTACCGCGCGGTGCACATCCAGCAGTGGCAGGCCTTGGAGGCCTGGTTCGCGGTGCGCTTAAGCCAGAGCTCGAGGGGCGGCGCCTTCCAATTGGAGAGCGAGGCCCTGCTCGATGAGGCCCTGACCATCTTTCACGAGTTCATCGGGCACAATCAGACCTTTGTCCGGCTGATGATGTGGGACGGCTTGGAGGGAGGCGGCGTTTCGCGCAGCATCTGGAAGGACATCCGCGGACCGATCTACCACCGCATGGAGGCCTTGGTGCAGGCGGCCCAGGCCGCGGGTCTGATGACGACCGAGCTCAAGCCCGACCACCTGATCGTCACCTTCATGGGCGCGATCTCCTTCTACTTCGCCTACGCCAACAGCCTGGAGGACATCTTCCAGCGCCCGCCGCTCAGCCCCGAGATGCTGGCGGAACGTAAAGAGCAGGTGATGAAGATCTTCCACTTGGCCCTGAGGAAGACGTAG
- a CDS encoding 1-acyl-sn-glycerol-3-phosphate acyltransferase yields the protein MGLLSWVALISLFFFLTPFLRLLSRPLRAVLAPKKKFFPVSFHPVLLKIGRWEYLLGPFRDRLLSVVLLGIVVYLWLYESPLSQETLLASSLIVFYNLLAIITIRYRDGIRLKLAEIARCRSNTHPEDFFNLFYISLSPWPPTFPVSGLREIDFRDTDYRSGKPPVLSRWPIVESALATSTLARMAIMAFKRVGPEYGRDAFDGLARLWGSRVAQIFQCHLQIHGARRIAPIEGKTLLLFNHKSYLDFALNFFALGSIHKSDGRHLRPRFIAAKDHFIDNPIIYSWIGLGKVIENAGMIFVNREKGKGWAAMQEAAEKLVNSDVEIAVYPQGTRAYFMRSPSGERLDAGYYTTFTKKTWDQPLGHLKPGTAHLILDTLLALRQRGESKLNVLVTGIMGSAIAGPKGSFKAQSEAEVHFRILPVWELSTDLVAGAAAPQGQEPQTEAECLYARLSQQLQVEIDRKLLQATEWHAYLLQRLPVELEKLGIAGPEVAAALERLRAAEASGDSRPFILLDRIFSLAPELWERFLRLYISLQSQESDEGSWKALLQEVSERLRTR from the coding sequence ATGGGCCTTTTATCCTGGGTCGCCTTGATTTCCTTATTCTTTTTCCTGACGCCCTTCCTGCGGCTGCTCAGCCGGCCCCTGCGCGCCGTCCTGGCCCCGAAAAAAAAATTCTTCCCCGTCTCCTTCCATCCCGTCCTCTTAAAGATCGGCCGTTGGGAGTACCTGCTGGGGCCCTTCCGCGACCGCCTGCTCTCGGTCGTGCTGCTCGGCATCGTCGTCTACCTCTGGCTCTACGAATCCCCCTTGAGCCAGGAGACCCTGCTCGCCTCCTCGCTGATCGTCTTCTACAACCTGCTCGCCATCATCACCATCCGCTACCGCGACGGCATCCGCCTCAAGCTGGCCGAGATCGCGCGCTGCCGTTCGAACACCCACCCGGAGGATTTTTTCAACCTCTTCTACATCAGCCTGAGCCCTTGGCCGCCGACCTTCCCGGTCTCGGGGCTGCGCGAGATCGACTTCCGCGACACCGATTATCGCAGCGGCAAACCGCCGGTGCTTTCCCGCTGGCCGATCGTCGAGTCCGCGTTGGCCACCAGCACCCTGGCGCGGATGGCGATCATGGCCTTCAAACGCGTCGGCCCCGAGTACGGCCGCGACGCCTTCGACGGGCTGGCTCGGCTCTGGGGCTCGCGGGTCGCGCAGATCTTCCAATGCCACCTGCAAATCCATGGCGCGCGGCGCATCGCGCCGATCGAGGGCAAGACGCTGCTGCTTTTCAACCACAAGAGCTACCTCGATTTCGCGCTCAATTTCTTCGCGCTAGGCTCGATCCACAAGTCCGACGGCCGGCACTTGCGGCCGCGCTTCATCGCGGCCAAGGACCACTTCATCGACAACCCGATCATCTATTCCTGGATCGGCCTGGGGAAGGTCATCGAGAACGCCGGGATGATCTTCGTCAACCGCGAGAAGGGCAAGGGGTGGGCCGCGATGCAGGAGGCCGCCGAGAAGCTCGTGAACAGCGACGTCGAGATCGCCGTCTATCCGCAGGGCACCCGCGCCTACTTCATGCGCTCGCCCTCCGGCGAGCGGTTGGACGCGGGCTACTATACAACCTTCACCAAGAAGACCTGGGACCAGCCGCTGGGCCACCTCAAGCCCGGCACGGCGCACCTGATCCTCGACACCCTGCTCGCGCTTAGGCAGCGCGGCGAGAGCAAGCTCAACGTCCTGGTGACGGGGATCATGGGCAGCGCGATCGCGGGGCCGAAGGGCAGCTTCAAGGCGCAGTCGGAGGCGGAAGTGCATTTCAGGATCCTGCCCGTCTGGGAGCTCTCCACCGACTTGGTCGCGGGCGCCGCGGCGCCCCAGGGCCAAGAGCCGCAGACCGAGGCGGAGTGCCTCTACGCGCGGCTCAGCCAGCAGCTGCAGGTCGAGATCGACCGCAAGCTCCTGCAGGCCACCGAATGGCACGCCTATTTATTGCAGCGCCTCCCTGTCGAGCTGGAAAAGCTCGGCATCGCGGGCCCCGAGGTCGCGGCCGCGCTGGAGCGCCTGCGGGCGGCGGAGGCCTCGGGCGACAGCCGTCCCTTCATCCTGCTGGATCGGATTTTTTCGCTGGCGCCGGAGCTGTGGGAGCGTTTCTTGCGGCTCTACATTTCCTTGCAGAGCCAGGAGTCGGACGAGGGATCCTGGAAGGCGCTGCTGCAGGAAGTATCGGAAAGATTGCGGACCCGGTAG
- a CDS encoding FHA domain-containing protein encodes MLGELTSKIKLHQRPMSVNEALRSARLVRKNFEVPLVFRGAGPLLIGRDERLVTLVINDAFISRTHAAIIQEDEDFYVQDLNSKNGTFLNGERLPPGQRSARPLKHGDRIMFNTVEFEFIIPEESV; translated from the coding sequence ATGTTGGGAGAGTTGACTTCCAAAATTAAGCTGCATCAGCGTCCGATGTCCGTCAACGAGGCGCTGCGCAGCGCGCGGCTGGTTCGCAAGAACTTTGAAGTGCCGCTCGTGTTCCGCGGCGCCGGTCCCTTGCTGATCGGCCGCGACGAGCGCCTTGTCACGCTCGTGATCAACGACGCCTTCATCTCCCGCACCCACGCCGCGATCATCCAAGAGGACGAGGACTTCTACGTCCAGGACCTCAACAGCAAAAACGGCACCTTCCTCAACGGCGAGCGCCTGCCGCCCGGCCAGCGCTCCGCGCGCCCGCTCAAGCACGGCGACCGCATCATGTTCAACACGGTCGAGTTCGAGTTCATCATCCCGGAAGAGAGCGTGTGA
- a CDS encoding response regulator, which translates to MAPKILILEDESSIADNIRYALEAEGFAALWFSTLKEGREALARGGIDLVVLDVGLPDGNGFDFCRELRKTSAVPVIFLTARSGEVDRVEFVAHRVRGGGEFDDRRRLHAEVRPVEDALEEAFDECPKR; encoded by the coding sequence GTGGCCCCGAAGATCCTCATCCTGGAGGACGAATCCTCCATCGCCGACAACATCCGCTATGCCCTCGAGGCGGAAGGCTTCGCGGCGCTTTGGTTCAGCACGCTGAAGGAGGGCCGCGAAGCCCTCGCGCGGGGCGGGATCGACTTGGTCGTCCTCGACGTCGGCCTGCCGGACGGCAACGGCTTCGACTTCTGCCGCGAGCTGCGTAAGACCAGCGCGGTGCCGGTGATCTTCCTGACCGCCCGCTCCGGCGAGGTCGATCGCGTCGAGTTCGTAGCGCATCGGGTTCGGGGCGGTGGAGAGTTCGACGATCGTCGCCGTCTCCATGCCGAGGTCCGGCCGGTTGAGGATGCGCTTGAGGAGGCGTTCGATGAGTGTCCGAAACGT